In Romeriopsis navalis LEGE 11480, one DNA window encodes the following:
- a CDS encoding bifunctional aminoglycoside phosphotransferase/ATP-binding protein — protein MTDTNLPPVVQAMLQPAVYPHAAQAEIPLIQTHVSYVFLTGDFVYKLKKPVNFGFLDFSTLEKRKHFCEEELRLNQRGAAELYLEVVAITQAGEGFELNGDGEVVEYAVKMQQFPQSALLSEMFEAGTLTAQHMRDLAKEVASFHAKADINDHIRSYGAVAKVRQAFDENYEQSAGFIDFDGGKGPQTQAQFDGTKAYTDDFFVKYESALVDRVKADKIRECHGDAHLRNIALWQEKIWLFDCIEFNEPFRFVDTMYDVGFICMDLDARGRQDFANIFLNAYLEQTGDYEGLQVLPLYLSRQAYVRAKVTSFLLGDPSIPDDLKQSSRQTAAEYYTLAYDYTQQPDGRLVMMAGLSGAGKSTAGKAIAKAHKAIHLRSDAIRKQLAGISVEERGSDAIYTPAMTEKTYDRLLALGLMLAKQGYTVVLDAKYDRTALREPVVSKSQSVGIPLTIVHCDAPMDVLKTRVAGRTGDIADATVDVLAQQSFEAFSDAERDFVKTIDTTADLNAQLKQAGFAIL, from the coding sequence ATGACGGATACGAATTTACCCCCTGTGGTTCAGGCAATGCTCCAACCGGCGGTTTACCCCCATGCTGCCCAGGCGGAGATTCCGCTGATTCAGACCCACGTATCCTATGTGTTCTTGACCGGCGATTTTGTTTATAAGCTCAAAAAGCCAGTGAATTTTGGCTTCCTGGATTTCTCCACGTTGGAGAAGCGGAAGCATTTCTGTGAAGAAGAGCTGCGGTTGAATCAGCGGGGTGCTGCCGAGTTGTATCTCGAAGTTGTCGCGATTACCCAAGCGGGGGAAGGCTTTGAGCTGAATGGCGACGGTGAAGTGGTGGAATATGCGGTGAAGATGCAGCAGTTCCCGCAATCGGCGCTGCTCAGCGAGATGTTTGAAGCCGGGACCTTGACCGCACAGCATATGCGGGATTTGGCCAAGGAAGTGGCGTCATTCCACGCGAAAGCCGATATCAACGATCACATTCGGAGCTACGGTGCGGTGGCGAAAGTTCGTCAGGCGTTTGATGAGAACTATGAGCAAAGTGCTGGCTTTATTGATTTTGACGGTGGCAAAGGGCCCCAAACGCAAGCGCAGTTTGATGGGACGAAAGCCTATACGGACGACTTTTTTGTGAAGTATGAGTCCGCTTTGGTCGATCGGGTGAAGGCAGACAAGATTCGCGAATGTCATGGTGATGCGCATTTGCGGAATATTGCGCTGTGGCAGGAGAAAATTTGGCTATTTGACTGCATTGAGTTCAACGAGCCATTTCGGTTTGTTGACACTATGTACGATGTTGGTTTCATCTGCATGGATCTTGATGCCCGCGGTCGCCAAGACTTCGCGAATATTTTCCTGAATGCGTATTTAGAGCAGACTGGCGATTATGAGGGATTGCAGGTCTTGCCCTTGTACTTGAGTCGTCAGGCGTATGTGCGAGCCAAGGTCACTTCGTTCTTGTTAGGTGATCCTTCGATTCCGGATGATTTGAAGCAGTCGTCACGCCAAACCGCCGCCGAATACTACACCTTAGCCTACGACTATACTCAGCAGCCGGACGGTCGGTTGGTGATGATGGCTGGCTTATCGGGTGCGGGCAAGAGCACTGCGGGTAAAGCGATTGCCAAGGCGCACAAGGCAATTCACCTGCGTTCTGATGCGATTCGGAAGCAACTGGCGGGGATCAGTGTTGAGGAGCGCGGCAGTGATGCGATCTACACACCCGCGATGACAGAAAAAACCTACGATCGCCTCTTGGCCTTGGGCTTAATGCTGGCGAAGCAAGGTTATACCGTTGTGCTCGATGCGAAGTATGATCGGACCGCTTTACGGGAGCCGGTGGTCAGTAAATCCCAGTCTGTGGGAATTCCGTTGACGATCGTCCATTGTGATGCGCCCATGGATGTGTTGAAGACACGTGTTGCCGGTCGGACTGGTGACATCGCGGATGCCACGGTAGATGTTTTGGCCCAGCAATCCTTTGAAGCCTTTAGTGATGCGGAACGTGATTTTGTAAAAACGATCGACACAACCGCTGATCTGAATGCACAATTAAAGCAAGCTGGTTTTGCGATTCTCTAA
- a CDS encoding branched-chain amino acid transaminase — MNNFLPTAYFRKQFVPFEDANISIATHALHYGTGAFGGLRGLPDPADPNQILLFRLDRHAARLSSSAKLLNYDLPADKIQMTIEEFVRKNQPQQPFYIRPFVYTSDLGIAPRLHNIEKDFMVYGIPLGDYLSPDGVTCRISSWARQEDRSLPLRGKISGAYITSSLAKTEAVESGFDEAILLNSQGKVSEASGMNIFLVRDGKLISPGFDQDILEGITRDSVLTIARDLGIPIVERPVDKSEMFIADELFLSGTAAKVTPIKQVEIYHLPKERPITDKIRETLTAVTENREPKYQDWVFKVRLDG; from the coding sequence ATGAATAATTTTCTGCCGACCGCTTATTTCCGTAAACAATTCGTCCCTTTTGAGGACGCGAATATCTCGATCGCGACTCATGCTTTGCATTACGGGACTGGCGCGTTTGGTGGATTACGAGGATTACCGGACCCAGCTGACCCGAACCAGATTCTGTTGTTTCGGCTCGATCGTCACGCAGCCCGCCTCAGCAGTAGTGCAAAATTGCTGAACTACGATTTGCCCGCTGACAAGATTCAGATGACGATCGAAGAATTTGTTCGCAAGAATCAGCCCCAGCAGCCGTTTTATATTCGGCCTTTTGTTTACACCTCGGACTTGGGAATTGCGCCGCGCCTGCACAATATCGAAAAGGATTTCATGGTGTATGGGATTCCCCTGGGCGACTATCTCTCACCAGATGGTGTGACTTGCCGGATTAGCTCCTGGGCGCGGCAGGAAGACCGCAGTTTGCCCTTGCGGGGCAAGATTAGCGGGGCATATATTACTTCGTCGCTGGCGAAGACTGAAGCGGTGGAGTCGGGGTTTGATGAAGCAATTTTGCTCAATTCTCAGGGTAAAGTCAGCGAGGCTTCGGGGATGAACATTTTCCTCGTGCGCGACGGTAAGTTGATTTCGCCGGGATTTGATCAAGATATTCTGGAAGGGATTACGCGGGATAGCGTGTTGACGATCGCTCGTGACCTGGGGATCCCCATCGTCGAACGTCCGGTAGACAAGTCCGAAATGTTTATTGCGGATGAGTTGTTCCTGAGTGGAACGGCAGCGAAAGTCACACCGATTAAGCAAGTGGAGATCTATCACTTGCCCAAGGAGCGACCCATCACCGATAAGATTCGGGAAACGCTAACCGCAGTCACTGAAAATCGTGAACCGAAATACCAAGATTGGGTGTTCAAAGTGCGTCTAGATGGCTAA
- a CDS encoding NIL domain-containing protein, with protein MKKRITLTFSRKSVQMPVTYRLAKDFNVAANIIRAQVAPNQAGKLVVELSGDIDQLDAAIEWMRDQHINVSFANREIVIDEKICVDCGLCTGVCPSEALTLDPESFRLAFNRSRCIVCEQCIPVCPVVAISTNF; from the coding sequence TTGAAGAAGCGCATCACCCTCACCTTTAGCCGTAAGTCGGTACAAATGCCCGTCACATACCGACTGGCCAAGGATTTTAACGTCGCAGCAAATATTATTCGCGCGCAGGTTGCCCCGAATCAAGCGGGTAAGCTGGTCGTCGAGCTTTCTGGGGATATTGACCAGCTTGATGCGGCGATCGAGTGGATGCGCGATCAGCACATTAATGTGTCGTTTGCCAATCGCGAAATTGTGATCGACGAGAAGATTTGTGTTGATTGTGGTCTATGTACGGGGGTTTGCCCATCAGAAGCCTTGACGCTGGACCCAGAAAGTTTTCGACTGGCATTTAATCGATCGCGCTGTATTGTCTGTGAGCAATGCATTCCGGTCTGCCCAGTGGTGGCTATTTCGACCAATTTTTGA
- the rplY gene encoding 50S ribosomal protein L25 — translation MAKFSIEAAKRPEGSKPNALRREGKMPATVYGHNGTESLQIVIDAKQAGFLVRDAVERKSQIDLSIPDLKMNTTAVLQEVQKHPWKPSIYHISFMAAKA, via the coding sequence ATGGCAAAATTTTCGATCGAGGCAGCTAAGCGGCCTGAAGGTAGTAAGCCCAACGCATTGCGCCGTGAAGGCAAAATGCCTGCAACTGTGTATGGCCACAATGGTACTGAGTCATTACAAATTGTGATTGATGCCAAGCAAGCCGGTTTTTTGGTCCGTGATGCCGTTGAGCGGAAGAGCCAAATTGACTTGAGTATTCCTGATTTGAAGATGAATACAACAGCGGTGCTCCAGGAAGTGCAGAAGCATCCTTGGAAGCCTTCGATTTATCACATTAGCTTCATGGCAGCTAAGGCGTAG
- a CDS encoding thioredoxin family protein, which produces MTANLPDSPQPDANRLRNLLIAIVAIVLAVVFALGLKTQTSSASLPAMAKASVPLDVALRNDKPTLMEFYADWCTSCQRMAPEMAELKETYGDRVNFVMLNVDNEKWLPEIVAYRVDGIPHFSYLQANNEPVAQAIGEQPEKVLEENLIALVDGQTLPIAMAQGETSAYTPPNATKTVQKSTPDDPRAHGSQVKG; this is translated from the coding sequence ATGACTGCGAATTTGCCTGATTCTCCCCAACCTGATGCCAATCGCTTACGTAATCTACTGATTGCGATCGTGGCGATTGTGCTGGCTGTGGTTTTTGCCCTGGGGCTGAAGACCCAAACGAGTTCGGCGTCATTACCGGCGATGGCGAAGGCTTCGGTGCCTTTAGATGTGGCACTACGTAATGACAAGCCGACGTTGATGGAGTTTTATGCAGACTGGTGTACGAGCTGTCAGCGTATGGCTCCGGAGATGGCCGAGCTGAAGGAGACTTACGGTGATCGGGTCAACTTCGTCATGCTGAATGTGGATAACGAGAAGTGGCTGCCGGAAATTGTCGCCTACCGAGTGGATGGGATTCCGCATTTCTCCTATTTGCAAGCGAATAATGAGCCAGTGGCCCAGGCGATCGGGGAGCAGCCGGAGAAAGTCTTAGAAGAGAATTTGATTGCCTTAGTTGACGGTCAGACGTTGCCGATTGCCATGGCCCAAGGTGAGACATCGGCTTACACGCCACCGAATGCCACCAAGACTGTTCAAAAATCTACCCCTGACGATCCGCGAGCCCACGGGTCCCAAGTCAAGGGTTAA
- a CDS encoding adenylosuccinate synthase: MANVVVIGAQWGDEGKGKITDLLSKSADVVVRYQGGVNAGHTVVVKDQTFKLHLIPSGILYPDTDCIIGSGTVIDPKVLLEELDQITALGISAKNLMISETAHVTMPYHRLIDQAAEERRGNHKIGTTGRGIGPTYADKSERTGVRIIDLMDTDRFKEQIRETVANKNVILEKLYDLPPLDAEAVIEEYLVYADRLRPHVVDSSLNIEDAIRRKRNILFEGAQGTLLDLDHGTYPYVTSSNPVAGGACIGAGVGPTMIDRVIGVAKAYTTRVGEGPFPTELHDDMGELLGNRGAEFGTTTGRKRRCGWFDAVIGRYAVRINGLDCLAITKLDVLDTLDEIQVCVAYDVDGEQRDHLPSNAREFEKCKPIYKTMPGWKQSTMECRTLEDLPQQALDYLKFLAELTEVPIAIVSLGASRDQTIIVEDPIHGPKRALLYENGAQQLAV; encoded by the coding sequence TTGGCTAACGTAGTTGTAATCGGCGCTCAATGGGGCGACGAAGGAAAAGGCAAAATCACTGATCTGCTGAGCAAATCGGCGGACGTGGTTGTGCGCTACCAAGGAGGGGTTAACGCTGGACATACGGTCGTAGTCAAAGATCAAACTTTTAAGCTGCACCTAATCCCGTCTGGCATTCTCTATCCCGATACGGACTGCATTATTGGCAGTGGTACAGTGATTGATCCGAAGGTCCTCCTTGAGGAGCTCGACCAAATCACAGCTTTAGGGATTTCGGCGAAAAATCTGATGATCTCAGAGACCGCACACGTGACGATGCCTTATCACAGGTTAATCGACCAAGCTGCGGAAGAACGTCGCGGAAATCACAAAATCGGTACAACCGGGCGCGGGATCGGCCCCACCTACGCGGACAAATCCGAGCGCACCGGCGTTCGAATTATTGACCTGATGGATACGGATCGCTTCAAGGAGCAAATCCGTGAAACCGTCGCGAATAAAAATGTCATTCTCGAAAAGCTCTATGACCTGCCACCGCTCGATGCGGAAGCGGTGATTGAAGAGTATTTGGTCTATGCCGATCGCCTCCGTCCCCATGTGGTGGACAGTTCGCTGAATATCGAAGACGCCATCCGTCGCAAGCGCAATATCTTGTTTGAAGGCGCGCAGGGCACATTGCTCGACCTCGATCATGGGACGTATCCCTACGTCACATCGTCGAATCCGGTCGCCGGTGGTGCTTGTATCGGTGCCGGTGTTGGTCCAACGATGATCGATCGGGTGATCGGCGTCGCGAAGGCTTACACCACGCGGGTCGGCGAAGGCCCATTTCCCACGGAACTGCACGACGACATGGGCGAGCTGCTCGGTAATCGGGGTGCGGAGTTCGGCACGACGACGGGGCGGAAACGTCGCTGTGGTTGGTTCGACGCCGTAATTGGCCGCTATGCCGTGCGGATTAATGGTCTGGACTGTTTGGCCATTACCAAGTTGGACGTGCTTGACACCCTCGATGAAATCCAGGTCTGTGTGGCCTACGACGTGGATGGTGAGCAGCGCGATCACCTGCCGAGCAATGCCCGTGAATTTGAGAAGTGCAAACCGATCTATAAAACCATGCCCGGTTGGAAGCAATCGACCATGGAGTGTCGTACACTAGAAGATCTGCCGCAGCAAGCGCTAGATTATCTCAAGTTCTTGGCTGAACTCACAGAGGTGCCGATCGCGATTGTTTCCCTGGGCGCAAGCCGGGATCAAACAATCATCGTGGAAGACCCGATTCATGGGCCGAAGCGGGCATTGCTCTATGAAAATGGCGCACAACAATTAGCGGTTTAG
- a CDS encoding HEAT repeat domain-containing protein, with amino-acid sequence MELNAIAEHLDSENPQDRMRGITALREYEPEVAVPLLMRCVDDSEVMIRSFVAMGLGYKQTPAAYEKLLTMVADEADPNIRAEAANSLGKYGQVAIPHLVKAFHSNLNWLMRLSIIPALARLDAPAELMNLCQAGLRDADVTVKETAITYLMDFAKGPQSDEALTLLLSYADSEHWNLRRQVALVLKSFEQDQAQETLMQLRQDPDHRVVAAALEALV; translated from the coding sequence ATGGAACTTAACGCCATTGCCGAACATTTAGATAGCGAAAATCCCCAAGACCGAATGCGTGGGATTACTGCCCTCCGCGAATACGAACCGGAAGTAGCGGTGCCTTTGTTGATGCGCTGCGTGGACGACTCCGAGGTGATGATTCGCTCTTTCGTTGCCATGGGACTCGGCTACAAACAAACACCGGCCGCCTATGAAAAGCTGCTGACGATGGTCGCAGACGAGGCTGACCCAAATATTCGGGCCGAAGCCGCAAATAGCCTGGGTAAGTACGGCCAAGTCGCAATTCCCCACCTGGTGAAGGCCTTTCACTCCAACCTCAACTGGCTGATGCGACTGAGCATCATTCCCGCGTTAGCGCGGCTCGATGCCCCCGCAGAACTAATGAATCTCTGCCAAGCGGGACTGCGCGACGCTGACGTGACAGTCAAGGAAACCGCCATCACCTATTTGATGGACTTTGCCAAGGGGCCACAGAGTGATGAGGCACTGACGCTCTTGCTGTCCTATGCTGACTCGGAGCATTGGAATTTGCGCCGACAAGTCGCACTCGTGTTGAAATCCTTTGAGCAAGATCAAGCCCAGGAAACTTTGATGCAGCTGCGCCAAGACCCTGACCACCGTGTCGTCGCCGCCGCACTGGAAGCCTTAGTTTAG
- a CDS encoding pentapeptide repeat-containing protein, with protein MSRQKFGLEAAAHLLAEYKTGKRQFADRKEVGGVIQTEAPDLSGMDLRNVRLKWVVLTSANLFRANLHSACLGRAELNQANLQEANLSNADLSYANLCRSDLTDANLQCANLRNAILIDADLTGADLRGCQFDGADFTGAIIKDAKLPAGLLANLTPTLKINRDTSVHNPIPDVTMEMLASME; from the coding sequence ATGTCGAGGCAGAAATTCGGTCTAGAAGCCGCTGCACATCTCTTAGCGGAATACAAAACTGGAAAGCGTCAATTTGCCGATCGTAAAGAAGTCGGTGGGGTAATTCAGACAGAAGCCCCCGATTTATCCGGCATGGATTTACGCAATGTCCGATTAAAGTGGGTCGTCCTCACCAGTGCTAATCTCTTTCGCGCCAATTTGCACAGCGCCTGTTTGGGGCGAGCCGAACTCAATCAAGCGAATCTGCAAGAAGCAAATCTTTCCAATGCTGACTTGTCCTACGCCAATCTCTGCCGGTCAGATTTAACGGACGCCAATCTTCAGTGCGCGAATCTCCGTAATGCGATTTTAATTGATGCCGATCTGACGGGAGCGGATCTGCGTGGTTGTCAATTTGATGGGGCCGATTTTACTGGGGCGATCATTAAAGATGCCAAGTTACCAGCAGGGCTGCTGGCCAATCTCACCCCGACCTTAAAAATTAATCGCGATACTTCAGTTCATAATCCGATTCCAGACGTCACAATGGAGATGTTGGCGTCGATGGAATAA
- a CDS encoding DUF2085 domain-containing protein: MQGTADKTRFLNQWMPQNKVSCVADFLLSGMVVGPLIAPFLAGVHMPGVPIIAQIIYFMGQHVCPQPEMGIELSPPFIMAVCMRCYGTVTGLFLTRMLYLVNQGRSGYWLHQYGWWGVGIASVLMAAYPIELAIQTLGIWEFDNTVVSIFGLITGLAWGLHAMPILHGDLQGRSAA; this comes from the coding sequence ATGCAAGGCACTGCCGATAAGACCCGCTTTCTAAATCAATGGATGCCGCAGAACAAAGTGAGCTGTGTGGCCGATTTTTTGCTGTCAGGCATGGTCGTCGGGCCTTTGATTGCACCATTTTTGGCGGGCGTGCATATGCCGGGGGTACCGATTATTGCGCAGATTATTTATTTCATGGGACAACACGTTTGCCCCCAGCCGGAGATGGGCATTGAGCTATCTCCGCCGTTTATCATGGCGGTTTGTATGCGGTGCTATGGGACAGTAACGGGACTATTTTTGACCCGGATGCTGTATTTGGTGAATCAAGGGCGCAGTGGTTACTGGTTACATCAGTACGGCTGGTGGGGCGTTGGCATTGCGAGTGTGCTGATGGCGGCTTATCCGATCGAGCTCGCGATTCAGACGTTGGGGATTTGGGAATTTGATAATACGGTGGTCAGCATTTTTGGTTTGATTACCGGATTGGCTTGGGGGCTACATGCGATGCCGATTTTGCATGGGGATTTGCAGGGGCGATCGGCGGCGTAA